A window from Bdellovibrionales bacterium encodes these proteins:
- a CDS encoding transglycosylase SLT domain-containing protein produces MTFRGLKFNAIIGSVFLSQAVFAANGEAQKVDLTKELSKLSAMNLYDLDPKVKESGLPVLSRMKYFEIKKRWKECGALGAKVIAGNKDLQGWIASSWIRCEIKNTDGAKDKKSLTKPVEWIHKHKEFVNSGPWRTALWQDYITASMTLLDTSRTPARVNELLDYTEQIPKDARATLLFYAGEFAEKKKDNRKALFYYEQSLQLRDNKPTRDRFEAMKNALSLKFNTSSPQIEGVLENEGAEAALEEKMNKSLKAGDLMGALKTSVVIQTEYAGSKVARRLRDKPFEIYQQVFEGSPSDEKDEKGFAELEKIDSLRRAEWAQTLHRRADYDQALIFAESALKDLHHSQQATVLYWIAGRSAHLVGQYERAQMHFAKLIEFHAGTDEAAEAMLRSGLISLRLKNFSTAKSQFEKLLAQKKDRYDLQARYWLVRSLENIDKEKERATSEAKALVERYPFSYYGLRLTAEGNKGEYLWPNASTTIPANTGEIWVSGEQKNAWNRFKGLTKAGWLLEAQSEIQLLPIVKNPWLEYHYAKFMSRSNQFPTAIRWMSDAMDLENSLRSPETLSFIYPKAFGPWIDAEAKKYNLNPILVRSLIRQESAFGIRAQSTSNAQGLMQLIPPTAQEVARRLGIKKLEIPEDVFRPEINIPLGTTYISMMLDQFGGSVPFALGAYNAGPTKMKIFAEARDEVKDLMTKPSSNPMDEIWFDELPWTETSFYIKAILRNTLLYKLLDSTKVEWNLVLWQDLHNKKAIIK; encoded by the coding sequence ATGACTTTTCGTGGATTGAAATTCAATGCGATCATCGGTTCTGTCTTTTTATCTCAAGCTGTTTTTGCGGCGAACGGGGAAGCGCAGAAAGTGGATTTAACCAAAGAGCTGTCGAAGCTCTCTGCGATGAATTTGTATGATCTTGATCCCAAAGTGAAAGAATCAGGTTTGCCTGTTCTATCGCGCATGAAGTATTTCGAAATCAAAAAGCGCTGGAAGGAATGCGGTGCTTTGGGAGCGAAAGTTATTGCCGGCAATAAAGATCTCCAAGGCTGGATTGCGAGCAGCTGGATCCGCTGTGAGATCAAAAACACCGACGGAGCGAAGGATAAAAAATCACTCACAAAACCAGTGGAGTGGATTCACAAACACAAAGAGTTCGTGAACAGCGGTCCTTGGCGCACAGCTTTGTGGCAGGATTATATTACGGCCTCGATGACTTTGCTGGACACCAGCCGCACGCCAGCGCGCGTGAATGAGCTTTTAGATTATACCGAACAAATTCCCAAGGACGCGCGTGCGACTTTGCTTTTCTACGCCGGCGAGTTTGCGGAAAAGAAAAAAGACAATCGCAAAGCTTTGTTCTATTACGAGCAAAGTTTGCAACTGCGGGATAACAAGCCGACGCGGGATCGCTTTGAAGCGATGAAAAATGCGCTCTCTCTGAAATTCAATACAAGCTCACCGCAAATCGAAGGCGTGCTTGAAAATGAAGGTGCTGAGGCGGCTTTAGAAGAGAAAATGAATAAAAGTCTCAAGGCCGGCGACCTGATGGGGGCGTTAAAAACTTCTGTGGTGATTCAAACGGAATACGCCGGCAGTAAAGTGGCTCGCAGACTGCGGGATAAGCCGTTTGAAATTTATCAGCAGGTTTTTGAAGGCAGTCCGAGTGATGAAAAAGACGAAAAGGGTTTTGCCGAACTTGAAAAAATCGATTCTCTCCGTCGCGCGGAATGGGCGCAAACTTTGCACCGACGTGCGGATTATGATCAAGCTCTGATCTTTGCTGAAAGTGCCTTAAAGGATCTTCATCACAGCCAGCAGGCGACTGTGTTGTACTGGATCGCGGGCCGCTCTGCTCATCTGGTCGGGCAGTATGAACGCGCCCAAATGCATTTTGCAAAACTCATTGAGTTTCATGCAGGAACCGATGAGGCCGCCGAAGCGATGTTGCGTTCAGGGCTTATCAGTTTGCGTCTGAAAAACTTTAGTACGGCGAAATCGCAATTTGAAAAATTGCTGGCCCAGAAAAAAGACCGCTATGATCTTCAAGCTCGTTACTGGCTGGTTCGCAGTCTTGAAAATATCGATAAAGAAAAAGAGCGCGCGACTTCTGAAGCAAAAGCCTTGGTGGAAAGATATCCCTTTTCATACTATGGCCTGCGTTTGACCGCAGAGGGAAACAAAGGCGAATACCTGTGGCCCAACGCGAGCACCACGATTCCTGCAAATACCGGCGAGATCTGGGTTTCAGGTGAGCAGAAAAATGCCTGGAATCGTTTTAAGGGACTGACAAAAGCCGGCTGGTTGTTGGAAGCACAGTCCGAGATTCAACTTTTACCCATCGTCAAAAATCCTTGGCTTGAGTATCACTACGCAAAGTTCATGTCGCGAAGCAATCAGTTCCCGACGGCGATTCGTTGGATGAGTGACGCTATGGATTTAGAAAATTCTCTGCGCAGTCCTGAGACCCTGTCTTTCATTTATCCGAAGGCTTTTGGGCCATGGATTGATGCTGAAGCTAAGAAATATAATCTAAATCCGATTTTGGTACGCAGCCTCATTCGTCAAGAGAGTGCTTTTGGTATCCGTGCGCAGTCGACTTCCAACGCACAAGGTCTCATGCAGCTCATTCCACCGACGGCGCAAGAAGTGGCGCGCCGTTTGGGAATTAAAAAACTCGAAATTCCTGAAGACGTGTTCCGTCCAGAGATTAATATTCCTCTCGGTACGACCTACATCTCGATGATGCTCGATCAATTCGGTGGCAGCGTGCCTTTCGCTCTGGGAGCCTATAACGCGGGACCGACGAAGATGAAAATCTTCGCGGAAGCGCGTGATGAAGTGAAAGATCTGATGACAAAACCATCGTCAAATCCGATGGACGAAATCTGGTTTGACGAACTTCCGTGGACAGAAACGAGCTTCTATATCAAAGCCATTCTGCGAAATACATTGCTCTATAAATTGTTAGATTCCACGAAAGTAGAGTGGAACCTGGTCCTTTGGCAGGACTTGCATAATAAAAAAGCAATTATCAAGTGA
- a CDS encoding glycosyltransferase family 39 protein: MTNIMAKFKEKPLACIFSITFLLFAAMLRFVLLDNKPIHFDESINMWFVQRIWEDGYFTYDPTNYHGPLMFYMVHFVQFFTGFDFLSTRIVASIFSFLTIFILWMGPVKHRTAFRWASLLLLVSPAMSFYGRSGIHESSFVFFQVLGFMSFHYLTEKEFKKFWWAFAASLLGMMALKETFVVLILALVPAFLMVMLTERKTIKYSVWWKDLKLNFKKREVYMPLFAMLLLFIGVYSGFGGNPKGLRDFFVALMPWLKTGVGGSGHEKEFLHWTKLMGVNEFAVLVGYLVAIPFALKNKWIRFYLVMTFFLWLIYSAIPYKTPWCIISIIWPFAIVSGLVLEDITTRWPGWQRAVACVLVFGMCAWEAKIQYQIVYNNPIDMTHPYVYVNSTYQMKEFIAKTQELVREQPLLREQTVQVGTEESWPIPIVFAKFYNLSYFKTNQKVEDGALIYMVDTKDQKIIEDKLKETGKAGEYGVFTLDVRQSRSPIYVYVKRDSFQNRFSWELKDIGAPL, encoded by the coding sequence ATGACAAACATTATGGCGAAATTCAAAGAAAAACCACTGGCCTGCATTTTTAGTATCACCTTTTTGCTGTTTGCGGCGATGTTGCGCTTTGTTCTTCTCGACAACAAGCCGATTCATTTCGACGAAAGCATCAACATGTGGTTCGTACAAAGAATCTGGGAGGACGGATATTTCACTTATGATCCGACCAATTACCACGGCCCACTGATGTTTTACATGGTCCACTTCGTGCAGTTTTTCACCGGCTTTGATTTTTTGAGTACACGCATTGTGGCGTCGATCTTTTCTTTTCTGACGATTTTCATTTTGTGGATGGGGCCGGTGAAACATCGCACGGCTTTTCGCTGGGCCAGTTTGCTGCTTCTGGTGAGTCCCGCGATGTCTTTTTACGGACGCTCGGGGATTCACGAATCCTCTTTTGTGTTTTTCCAAGTCTTGGGCTTCATGTCGTTTCATTACCTCACCGAAAAAGAATTTAAAAAATTCTGGTGGGCGTTTGCGGCGAGCCTCCTTGGAATGATGGCTCTTAAAGAAACCTTCGTGGTTTTGATTCTGGCACTGGTGCCGGCGTTCCTGATGGTGATGCTGACCGAGCGTAAGACGATCAAGTACTCGGTGTGGTGGAAAGATTTGAAATTAAATTTTAAAAAGCGCGAAGTCTATATGCCGCTGTTTGCGATGCTGTTGCTTTTTATCGGCGTCTATTCGGGCTTTGGCGGTAATCCCAAAGGCCTGCGTGATTTCTTTGTTGCATTGATGCCTTGGTTGAAAACCGGCGTGGGCGGCAGCGGTCACGAAAAAGAATTCCTGCATTGGACAAAGCTGATGGGTGTGAACGAGTTCGCCGTGCTTGTGGGCTACTTGGTGGCCATTCCCTTTGCGCTTAAAAACAAGTGGATCCGCTTTTACCTCGTCATGACGTTCTTCTTGTGGCTGATCTATTCGGCGATCCCGTATAAGACTCCGTGGTGTATTATCTCAATCATTTGGCCGTTTGCGATTGTCAGCGGTTTGGTCCTCGAGGACATCACAACGCGCTGGCCGGGCTGGCAGCGTGCTGTGGCCTGTGTGCTTGTCTTTGGCATGTGTGCGTGGGAAGCCAAGATTCAGTATCAGATTGTGTATAATAATCCGATCGACATGACCCACCCTTATGTCTATGTCAATTCGACTTATCAGATGAAAGAGTTCATCGCGAAAACGCAGGAGCTCGTGCGTGAGCAACCGCTCTTGCGTGAACAGACGGTTCAGGTCGGCACCGAAGAATCTTGGCCGATTCCGATTGTCTTCGCGAAGTTTTATAACTTGAGCTACTTCAAAACAAACCAGAAAGTTGAAGACGGCGCTTTGATCTACATGGTGGACACCAAAGACCAAAAGATCATCGAAGATAAATTAAAAGAAACCGGAAAAGCGGGCGAGTATGGGGTGTTTACATTGGACGTACGCCAAAGCCGCTCGCCGATTTATGTGTATGTGAAACGCGATTCATTCCAAAACAGATTCTCTTGGGAACTCAAGGACATCGGAGCCCCTCTATGA
- a CDS encoding glycosyltransferase, whose protein sequence is MTPRPQLSLCIPVTMDTGLIQEFVENVSQFFQKFPLLYEVLFSVNPNQDQSLSLLQYLAERNPHYRIVENKSKLSRAQNICNLFSQARGDVLIATDLDLAAPLSEVFKMLEVFYSDKETEVVFGNRFKSKKNLETLIVEADKMESFFRDVLKDKTQWPFADPFCPLVAIRRTSFEKIKAALKPRGWHWTQELQRVALTHELKYQEIPLYMGSRKGTKPPKSEALHLLHFVLFRV, encoded by the coding sequence ATGACTCCACGCCCACAACTCTCTCTCTGCATCCCGGTGACAATGGATACCGGCCTGATTCAAGAGTTTGTGGAAAACGTCAGTCAATTCTTTCAAAAGTTCCCGTTGTTGTATGAAGTTCTCTTCTCTGTGAATCCGAATCAGGATCAAAGTCTGTCTTTACTGCAATACTTAGCTGAAAGAAATCCCCATTACCGAATCGTCGAGAACAAATCCAAGCTCAGTCGTGCTCAAAACATATGCAATTTATTTTCTCAAGCGCGCGGTGATGTGTTGATCGCAACCGACCTTGATCTGGCTGCGCCGCTCAGTGAAGTGTTCAAGATGCTCGAGGTTTTCTACTCTGATAAAGAAACAGAGGTTGTTTTCGGCAATCGCTTTAAATCGAAGAAAAATCTCGAAACTCTGATTGTCGAAGCCGACAAGATGGAAAGCTTTTTCCGAGACGTGCTGAAGGATAAAACTCAGTGGCCTTTTGCCGATCCCTTCTGCCCGCTTGTGGCCATTCGCCGCACGAGCTTTGAAAAGATCAAAGCTGCTTTAAAACCTCGTGGCTGGCACTGGACGCAAGAGCTTCAGCGCGTCGCCCTCACACACGAGTTGAAGTATCAGGAAATCCCGCTCTACATGGGCTCCCGAAAAGGAACAAAGCCCCCGAAATCGGAGGCTTTGCATTTACTTCACTTCGTTTTGTTCCGGGTTTGA
- a CDS encoding protein BatD: MTKIGKHLCQALLLAAFAAPAAMAKVSVQATVDRNEMAVGDSFTLAVSVSSDESVDIKEPRAPDMDGFELLNSWQSSSTSQRLVNGSGGMQFEVQRRKDFNYLLAPRKKGTYSVGAFEVVVEGKVYNTQPVTISVGEAGSGSGAQPRGGSRAQQLRRQMQQGFGGNVPGQDMLDEMDRAEEELFNQLLQRRGGGGMPPSVGGGMGPGVNTGRPQAEPQYRSMPSNPNEAFFIQVEVDKTDVYEGEQVTASWYIYTRGQMESLDRLKFPDLKGFWKEIIEEVPSIQFSEEIINGVVYKKALLASHALFPIKAGTAVIDEYKIKSRVRLPTSGFGGFGFGQAYEYTKSSQRVKINVKPLPQEGRPSDFSGAVGQFDVHATADGQNFLVNQPFSLKVRFEGTGNAKLIELPAIDWPKTVEVYDTKSDAKFFKNGRSYKEFEILLIPRQEGELKIPAISVGTFDPQAKKYEKRQTQEIILHIEPNPNAPSGNVGAVGATTPGGKAPATPAPNKLSGNVLPDLILTWDNPSSFRFASMPGFWGGIYGLVALFLVWRSKVELGWGRRRQNLRDLVNKRYKKLDALLKKNDYRGIGAEMMNIFNLVLGNISGQEASGLELERMLARIPPSLRREYGDAITKQYEVFQVMSFAPEDMLGTYKDAATVQKQVGQAKELLQKLINSNPEQNEVK; the protein is encoded by the coding sequence GTGACAAAGATTGGTAAACATTTGTGTCAGGCTCTTTTATTAGCGGCGTTCGCGGCACCGGCGGCGATGGCCAAAGTCAGCGTTCAAGCCACGGTCGATCGCAATGAAATGGCTGTGGGGGATTCATTTACTCTCGCCGTCTCTGTGAGTTCTGATGAGTCTGTCGATATCAAAGAGCCGCGCGCTCCGGACATGGACGGCTTTGAGCTTCTCAATAGCTGGCAGTCGAGCAGCACCTCACAAAGATTAGTGAACGGCTCCGGCGGCATGCAGTTTGAAGTTCAGCGCCGCAAAGATTTTAATTACCTCCTGGCTCCTCGTAAAAAAGGCACTTACAGCGTCGGCGCTTTTGAAGTTGTGGTTGAAGGCAAAGTTTATAACACTCAGCCTGTGACGATTTCAGTCGGCGAAGCCGGATCTGGCAGTGGTGCTCAACCGCGTGGAGGCTCGCGTGCGCAGCAGCTGCGACGTCAGATGCAGCAAGGTTTTGGCGGCAATGTGCCTGGCCAAGATATGCTGGATGAAATGGATCGTGCCGAAGAAGAGCTTTTCAATCAGCTGCTTCAACGCCGCGGTGGGGGCGGGATGCCTCCGAGCGTGGGCGGTGGAATGGGTCCCGGGGTCAACACCGGCCGTCCTCAGGCAGAACCGCAATATAGATCCATGCCCTCAAATCCGAACGAAGCTTTCTTTATTCAGGTCGAAGTGGATAAAACCGATGTCTACGAAGGCGAACAAGTCACTGCGAGCTGGTACATTTACACACGCGGGCAGATGGAGAGCCTGGATCGTTTGAAGTTTCCGGATCTAAAAGGTTTCTGGAAAGAGATCATCGAAGAAGTTCCATCCATCCAGTTCAGCGAAGAAATTATCAACGGCGTGGTCTATAAGAAAGCTTTGCTGGCTTCGCACGCTTTGTTTCCGATCAAAGCGGGGACGGCGGTGATTGATGAATACAAAATCAAATCCCGCGTGCGTCTTCCGACCAGTGGCTTTGGCGGTTTTGGTTTTGGCCAAGCTTATGAATACACCAAGAGTTCTCAGCGCGTAAAGATCAACGTGAAGCCACTTCCGCAAGAAGGCCGTCCGTCTGATTTCTCGGGCGCGGTGGGACAATTTGACGTGCATGCCACGGCCGATGGGCAGAATTTTCTGGTCAATCAACCCTTCAGTTTGAAAGTGCGCTTTGAGGGAACCGGCAATGCAAAACTGATTGAACTCCCGGCGATTGATTGGCCAAAGACCGTCGAAGTTTACGATACCAAATCAGATGCGAAGTTCTTTAAAAACGGCCGCAGTTATAAAGAGTTTGAAATTCTTTTGATCCCGCGCCAAGAAGGTGAATTGAAAATCCCGGCGATCAGTGTTGGCACTTTTGATCCGCAGGCGAAAAAATACGAAAAACGCCAGACTCAGGAAATTATTTTGCACATCGAACCAAATCCAAACGCGCCTTCTGGTAATGTGGGAGCTGTTGGTGCGACGACTCCCGGGGGAAAAGCTCCGGCAACCCCTGCGCCGAACAAACTTTCAGGCAATGTTCTGCCGGATTTGATTCTGACTTGGGATAATCCAAGCAGCTTCCGTTTTGCGTCGATGCCGGGCTTCTGGGGCGGCATTTATGGTTTGGTGGCTTTGTTCCTCGTATGGCGCTCAAAAGTGGAGCTCGGCTGGGGACGCCGTCGGCAAAATCTGCGTGATCTTGTGAATAAGCGCTACAAGAAGTTGGATGCGCTTTTAAAGAAAAACGATTATCGCGGCATTGGTGCAGAGATGATGAATATCTTTAACCTCGTGCTCGGAAACATTTCAGGCCAAGAGGCTTCGGGGCTTGAGCTGGAGCGCATGCTCGCGCGAATTCCGCCAAGTCTTCGCCGTGAATACGGGGATGCGATCACAAAACAGTATGAGGTCTTCCAAGTGATGAGTTTTGCGCCGGAAGATATGCTGGGAACATACAAAGACGCCGCCACCGTTCAGAAACAAGTGGGACAGGCTAAAGAGTTGCTGCAAAAATTGATCAACTCAAACCCGGAACAAAACGAAGTGAAGTAA
- a CDS encoding tetratricopeptide repeat protein, with protein sequence MLVLSLCFLNWSGIIRFSPSWAYSPNFPHLKSLWLNRQANTQLKAQNYATAFDNYIKTLEFDPFSAETHLDLGLTYEGQQQPEKAAPSYENALKYAKNDDVKFMAYFNQAQLLGKDKKVDEALELYQKALGIEPASKETKHNIELLIQMQQQDQKGGGDDKKDQKDQKDKQDQQDKQDQKDNKDQKKDQKDNKDQKKDDKDGKDKKKEQPQQYGKNQKYQPRPFKGQELSEGDVKKILGEIKQQEQKIRSEYNRKDVKEQPRDKDW encoded by the coding sequence ATGCTGGTTTTGTCGCTGTGTTTTTTAAACTGGAGCGGCATCATTCGCTTTTCGCCGTCCTGGGCGTACTCTCCGAATTTTCCGCATTTGAAATCTCTGTGGCTCAACCGTCAGGCGAATACGCAGTTGAAAGCGCAGAACTACGCAACCGCATTTGATAATTATATTAAAACTCTCGAGTTTGATCCGTTCTCGGCGGAAACGCATTTGGATTTGGGTCTAACTTACGAAGGCCAACAGCAGCCTGAAAAAGCCGCACCGTCTTACGAGAACGCATTAAAGTATGCTAAGAACGACGACGTCAAATTCATGGCTTATTTCAATCAAGCTCAACTTCTTGGTAAAGATAAGAAAGTCGATGAGGCTTTAGAGCTCTATCAAAAAGCTCTCGGTATTGAGCCCGCTTCAAAAGAGACCAAACACAATATTGAACTTTTGATCCAAATGCAGCAGCAAGACCAAAAAGGCGGCGGCGACGATAAGAAAGATCAAAAGGATCAAAAAGACAAACAAGATCAACAAGACAAGCAGGATCAAAAAGATAATAAAGATCAGAAGAAAGACCAGAAAGACAATAAGGATCAAAAGAAGGACGATAAAGACGGCAAGGATAAGAAAAAAGAGCAGCCTCAGCAGTATGGTAAGAACCAGAAATACCAGCCGCGTCCTTTCAAAGGCCAAGAACTTTCCGAAGGGGATGTGAAAAAGATCCTCGGTGAAATTAAGCAGCAAGAACAAAAAATTCGTTCTGAGTACAATCGTAAGGACGTGAAGGAGCAACCTCGTGACAAAGATTGGTAA
- a CDS encoding VWA domain-containing protein has protein sequence MMRFENPMAFYFLWAIPLLWVLAVIFQKRAHAKMAKVIGTRLYPFLSSSVSSKKRNIKRILQSLVILFFVVALARPQMGQSMQEIKSEGVEIMFAVDVSESMLAEDVRPSRLEQAKTDLSRLLDRMPGNRVGVIAFAGSAAVLSPLSNDPNAIKMYLESLSPSSVSSQGTSFEEALKLAVDSFKRGGVANDDTTKVTRVILIASDGEDHEPGAIEAAKKLAESGVKIFTLAYGTEKGGPIPMKDGMGFWKANKKDRSGQTIITTVKGDELRALASAGEGSFYFATYGSDYIKNVASDLEKLEKAEFESKMAVQYEERFQLFLLIGILLGLVELFLGERRAGFRLWKGRYEVPPV, from the coding sequence ATAATGCGATTTGAAAATCCCATGGCGTTTTACTTCCTTTGGGCGATCCCGCTGTTGTGGGTGCTAGCCGTGATTTTCCAAAAACGCGCCCACGCAAAAATGGCTAAAGTCATCGGCACGCGTTTGTATCCGTTTCTTTCAAGCTCGGTGTCTTCGAAAAAACGCAACATCAAGCGCATTTTGCAGAGCTTAGTGATTTTATTCTTTGTCGTGGCTCTGGCGCGCCCGCAAATGGGACAAAGCATGCAAGAGATTAAAAGCGAAGGCGTCGAGATCATGTTCGCCGTCGACGTCTCTGAAAGTATGCTGGCTGAAGACGTCCGCCCCAGCCGTTTGGAACAAGCAAAGACGGATTTAAGCCGCTTGCTCGACCGCATGCCGGGCAATCGCGTGGGGGTTATTGCCTTTGCGGGATCGGCAGCAGTGCTTTCGCCGCTCTCAAATGACCCGAACGCAATTAAAATGTACCTTGAATCTTTAAGTCCTTCTTCTGTCAGCAGCCAAGGGACTAGCTTTGAAGAGGCTCTGAAACTTGCGGTGGATTCGTTTAAGCGCGGCGGGGTTGCCAACGATGACACGACAAAAGTGACTCGTGTGATCTTGATTGCCTCTGACGGTGAAGATCACGAGCCCGGCGCGATTGAAGCGGCGAAGAAGCTCGCGGAATCCGGTGTGAAGATCTTTACTCTGGCTTACGGGACTGAAAAAGGCGGCCCGATTCCGATGAAAGACGGCATGGGGTTCTGGAAAGCCAATAAAAAAGACCGCTCAGGTCAAACGATTATTACCACCGTAAAGGGGGATGAGCTGCGTGCGCTTGCTTCCGCCGGTGAAGGCTCTTTCTATTTTGCCACCTACGGCAGTGACTATATTAAGAACGTCGCAAGCGATCTTGAAAAACTCGAAAAAGCGGAATTTGAATCCAAGATGGCCGTTCAGTACGAAGAGCGTTTTCAGTTGTTCTTGCTGATTGGGATTTTATTGGGACTTGTGGAATTGTTCCTGGGTGAACGACGTGCGGGCTTCCGCTTGTGGAAGGGCCGTTATGAGGTGCCGCCGGTATGA
- a CDS encoding VWA domain-containing protein, translating to MTSWKTLWALALFIPLIAILVWNFLHRKRKIPSLQFSSLKLIKSIPPSPRTRFMMLPSLLKAIALGLAIIALARPQEANTKVKKNVEGIDIVIALDVSDSMLIEDMKPTNRLEAAKETIKQFIEKRTSDRIGLLVFAGESFTLVPLTLDYQLILERVKEITTAANANIKDGTAIGVALANAAGRLKDSTAKSRIIVFMTDGENNSGTIDPETALEIAKGYDLKIYSIGIGKDGPTKIPIYQRDLFGNKVKTYQPFDSTVNEDLLSRMAKDTGGKYFRASKEDSLDGIFKEIDSLEKTKVDVNKYTRYTELFPPYLQAALICYLIAVLLAKTFLRRVP from the coding sequence ATGACCTCGTGGAAAACCCTTTGGGCGCTGGCTCTTTTCATTCCTCTGATTGCGATTCTGGTATGGAACTTCTTGCATCGTAAACGCAAGATTCCGTCTTTGCAGTTTAGTTCTTTAAAACTCATCAAGTCGATTCCACCAAGCCCGCGCACACGTTTTATGATGTTGCCGTCGCTTTTAAAGGCTATAGCGTTGGGGCTGGCAATCATCGCGCTGGCGCGTCCGCAGGAAGCGAATACAAAAGTGAAAAAGAACGTTGAAGGGATTGATATCGTGATCGCTCTCGACGTTTCTGACAGTATGCTCATTGAAGATATGAAGCCGACAAACCGCCTGGAAGCTGCGAAAGAAACGATTAAGCAGTTTATCGAAAAGCGGACGTCGGACCGTATCGGTCTTTTGGTGTTTGCCGGTGAAAGCTTTACCCTCGTGCCGCTGACGTTGGATTATCAACTGATCCTTGAGCGCGTCAAAGAGATCACAACAGCGGCAAATGCCAATATCAAAGATGGTACGGCGATTGGGGTGGCTTTGGCGAATGCCGCCGGCCGTTTGAAAGACTCCACGGCGAAAAGCCGTATCATTGTTTTTATGACGGACGGGGAAAACAACAGCGGAACGATTGACCCTGAAACCGCGCTTGAAATCGCAAAGGGTTATGATTTGAAAATCTACTCGATCGGGATCGGTAAAGACGGTCCGACGAAGATTCCGATTTATCAGCGCGACCTCTTCGGTAATAAAGTAAAAACCTATCAGCCGTTTGATAGCACGGTGAATGAAGACCTGCTCTCGCGGATGGCGAAGGACACCGGTGGTAAATACTTCCGCGCTTCGAAAGAAGACTCTCTTGATGGCATCTTTAAAGAAATCGACTCTTTGGAAAAAACCAAAGTCGACGTGAATAAGTACACTCGTTATACAGAATTGTTTCCGCCGTACCTGCAAGCCGCTTTGATTTGTTATCTGATTGCGGTTCTTCTGGCGAAAACATTCTTAAGGAGGGTGCCATAA
- a CDS encoding DUF58 domain-containing protein: MSLPPEVLKKVKLLEINTRKLVNNLFAGEYHTHFKGQGMTFSDFREYVPGDDVRAISWPLTARTGKPYIKTFEEERELTIILAVDVSGSTDFGTGGYFKGEVMTHLAALLAFSAVKNNDQVGLLLFSDQVEHFVPPKKGRGHVHRILRDLFYYKPKSHETKISSALTYLQGLLKKRATVFIFSDFFDDNYEQALRLLGRKHEVVACVVNDAAEAQLPDLGVVELQDPETGEVLTVDTSSSVFKRDYLRELKKRQEVRDKQLRLAQVERVDVNSSGNYVDPLVAFFKKR, encoded by the coding sequence TTGAGCCTACCTCCTGAGGTCCTCAAGAAGGTTAAACTTCTTGAGATCAACACAAGAAAGCTTGTGAACAATCTCTTTGCAGGTGAGTACCATACTCACTTCAAAGGGCAGGGGATGACTTTCTCGGATTTCCGTGAATACGTTCCGGGCGATGATGTGCGCGCGATTTCATGGCCACTCACTGCCCGTACCGGAAAGCCTTACATCAAAACCTTCGAGGAAGAACGTGAATTAACCATTATTCTTGCGGTGGATGTCAGCGGTTCCACAGATTTCGGTACCGGTGGCTACTTTAAAGGCGAAGTGATGACTCACTTGGCGGCGTTGCTTGCGTTTTCTGCCGTCAAAAATAATGACCAAGTGGGTTTGTTATTGTTTAGCGATCAAGTAGAGCACTTTGTGCCGCCGAAAAAAGGCCGTGGTCACGTTCATCGGATCTTGCGCGACTTGTTCTACTATAAACCGAAGAGCCATGAAACCAAGATCTCTTCGGCTTTGACATACTTGCAGGGTTTATTGAAAAAGCGCGCCACCGTGTTTATTTTCTCGGACTTCTTTGATGATAACTATGAGCAGGCTTTGCGTCTTTTGGGACGAAAGCATGAAGTCGTTGCGTGTGTTGTGAATGATGCGGCCGAAGCGCAGTTGCCGGATTTGGGAGTGGTGGAACTCCAAGATCCTGAAACCGGCGAAGTGCTCACAGTCGATACCTCCTCTTCGGTGTTTAAGCGCGACTATTTGCGTGAGCTTAAAAAGCGTCAAGAGGTTCGTGATAAACAGCTTCGTCTGGCACAAGTGGAAAGAGTGGATGTGAACTCGAGCGGGAACTACGTGGATCCGTTAGTCGCGTTCTTCAAAAAGAGATAG